From the genome of Camarhynchus parvulus chromosome 8, STF_HiC, whole genome shotgun sequence, one region includes:
- the FUBP1 gene encoding far upstream element-binding protein 1 isoform X6: MADYSTVPPPAAGAPGGGGGGAGGVNDAFKDALQRARQIAAKIGGDAGTAMNSNDYGYGGQKRPLEDGDQPDAKKVAPQNDSFGNQLPPMHQQQRSVMTEEYKVPDGMVGFIIGRGGEQISRIQQESGCKIQIAPDSGGLPERSCMLTGTPESVQSAKRLLDQIVEKGRPTPGFHHGDGPGNAVQEIMIPASKAGLVIGKGGETIKQLQERAGVKMVMIQDGPQNTGADKPLRITGDPYKVQQAKEMVLELIRDQGGFREVPIPRFAVGIVIGRNGEMIKKIQNDAGVRIQFKPDDGTTPDRIAQITGPPDRCQHAAEIITDLLRSVQAGNPGGPGPGGRGRGRGQGNWNMGPPGGLQEFNFIVPTGKTGLIIGKGGETIKSISQQSGARIELQRNPPPNADPNMKMFTIRGTPQQIDYARQLIEEKIGGPVNPLGPPVPHGPHGVVPGPHGPPGPPGPGAPMGPYNPAPYNPGPPGPAPHGPPAPYAPQGWGNAYPHWQPPNPPDPGKPGTDPNSAAWAAYYAHYYQQQAQPPPAAPPGGPATTQTNGQGDQPNPAPAGQVDYTKAWEEYYKKMGQAVPAPAGAPPGGQPDYSAAWAEYYRQQAAYYAQTSPQGMPQHPPAPQGQ, from the exons ATTGCAGCGAAAATTGGCGGAGATGCTGGCACAGCAATGAATTCAAACGACTACGGTTACGGAGGGCAGAAAAGACCTCTCGAGGATGGAG ATCAACCAGATGCTAAGAAAGTTGCTCCCCAGAATGACt CTTTTGGAAATCAGCTACCACCAATGCATCAGCAGCAAAG GTCTGTGATGACAGAGGAGTACAAAGTTCCAGATGGGATGGTTGGATTCA TAATTGGCAGAGGTGGAGAGCAGATCTCACGCATACAGCAGGAGTCTGGCTGTAAAATACAGATTGCACCTG ATAGTGGAGGCCTGCCTGAAAGATCTTGTATGCTAACTGGGACACCAGAGTCTGTTCA gTCAGCAAAAAGATTGCTTGATCAGATAGTTGAAAAGGGAAGACCTACACCTGGATTTCATCATGGTGATGGACCTGGAAATGCAGTCCAAGAAATTATGATTCCAGCAAGTAAAGCAGGATTAGTTATTGGGAAAGGTGGAGAGACAATTAAACAATTACAG GAGCGGGCAGGTGTCAAAATGGTCATGATTCAAGATGGTCCACAGAACACTGGTGCAGACAAGCCCCTTAGGATAACTGGAGACCCTTATAAAGTTCAG CAAGCCAAGGAAATGGTGCTGGAGTTAATTCGTGATCAAGGTGGCTTTAGAGAG gttcCAATACCACGATTTGCTGTAGGTATTGTAATTGGAAGAAATGGAGAGATGATTAAGAAGATCCAGAACGATGCTGGTGTTAGGATTCAGTTCAAGCCAG ATGATGGAACAACTCCAGATAGAATAGCCCAGATCACAGGGCCTCCTGACAGATGTCAGCATGCTGCAGAAATTATTACAGATCTCCTTCGCAGTGTTCAG GCTGGTAACCCTGGTGGACCAGGACCTGGTGGTCGAGGAAGGGGTAGAGGCCAAGGCAACTGGAACATGGGGCCTCCTGGTGGATTACAGGAGTTCAATTTCATTGTCCCTACTGGCAAAACTGGATTAATTATTGGGAAAG GTGGTGAAACTATTAAAAGTATAAGCCAACAGTCCGGTGCTAGAATAGAACTTCAGAGAAATCCTCCACCTAATGCAGATCCAAACATGAAGATGTTTACTATCCGTGGAACACCCCAGCAAATAGATTATGCACGACAActtatagaagaaaagattggA GGTCCAGTGAATCCATTGGGTCCACCTGTTCCCCATGGTCCCCATGGTGTTGTTCCTGGCCCGCATGGACCTCCTGGGCCACCAGGTCCTGGTGCTCCCATGGGACCATATAATCCAGCTCCTTACAACCCAGGCCCTCCTGGTCCTGCACCTCA TGGTCCTCCAGCTCCATATgctccacagggatggggaaatgcTTATCCACACTGGCAGCCACCAAACCCACCAGACCCAG GTAAGCCAGGAACAGATCCCAATTCAGCAGCGTGGGCAGCTTATTATGCTCACTATTATcagcagcaagcacagccaccacctgcagcccctcctggtggACCAGCTACAACCCAAACCAATGGACAAG GAGATCAGCCAaatccagcaccagcagggcaggTTGACTATACCAAGGCCTGGGAGGAGTACTACAAAAAAATGG GTCAAGCtgttcctgcccctgctggggctcctccGGGCGGGCAGCCAGATTACAGTGCGGCGTGGGCTGAGTACTACAGGCAGCAGGCAGCGTACTACGCTCAGACAAGTCCCCAGGGAATGCCACAGCATCCTCCAGCACCACAG GGCCAATAA
- the FUBP1 gene encoding far upstream element-binding protein 1 isoform X2, with product MADYSTVPPPAAGAPGGGGGGAGGVNDAFKDALQRARQIAAKIGGDAGTAMNSNDYGYGGQKRPLEDGDGSWTSPSSTTHWEGMPSPFKDQPDAKKVAPQNDSFGNQLPPMHQQQRSVMTEEYKVPDGMVGFIIGRGGEQISRIQQESGCKIQIAPDSGGLPERSCMLTGTPESVQSAKRLLDQIVEKGRPTPGFHHGDGPGNAVQEIMIPASKAGLVIGKGGETIKQLQERAGVKMVMIQDGPQNTGADKPLRITGDPYKVQQAKEMVLELIRDQGGFREVRNEYGSRIGGNEGIDVPIPRFAVGIVIGRNGEMIKKIQNDAGVRIQFKPDDGTTPDRIAQITGPPDRCQHAAEIITDLLRSVQAGNPGGPGPGGRGRGRGQGNWNMGPPGGLQEFNFIVPTGKTGLIIGKGGETIKSISQQSGARIELQRNPPPNADPNMKMFTIRGTPQQIDYARQLIEEKIGGPVNPLGPPVPHGPHGVVPGPHGPPGPPGPGAPMGPYNPAPYNPGPPGPAPHGPPAPYAPQGWGNAYPHWQPPNPPDPGKPGTDPNSAAWAAYYAHYYQQQAQPPPAAPPGGPATTQTNGQGDQPNPAPAGQVDYTKAWEEYYKKMGQAVPAPAGAPPGGQPDYSAAWAEYYRQQAAYYAQTSPQGMPQHPPAPQGQ from the exons ATTGCAGCGAAAATTGGCGGAGATGCTGGCACAGCAATGAATTCAAACGACTACGGTTACGGAGGGCAGAAAAGACCTCTCGAGGATGGAG ATGGCTCTTGGACAAGTCCGAGCAGTACAACACACTGGGAGGGAATGCCCTCTCCTTTTAAAG ATCAACCAGATGCTAAGAAAGTTGCTCCCCAGAATGACt CTTTTGGAAATCAGCTACCACCAATGCATCAGCAGCAAAG GTCTGTGATGACAGAGGAGTACAAAGTTCCAGATGGGATGGTTGGATTCA TAATTGGCAGAGGTGGAGAGCAGATCTCACGCATACAGCAGGAGTCTGGCTGTAAAATACAGATTGCACCTG ATAGTGGAGGCCTGCCTGAAAGATCTTGTATGCTAACTGGGACACCAGAGTCTGTTCA gTCAGCAAAAAGATTGCTTGATCAGATAGTTGAAAAGGGAAGACCTACACCTGGATTTCATCATGGTGATGGACCTGGAAATGCAGTCCAAGAAATTATGATTCCAGCAAGTAAAGCAGGATTAGTTATTGGGAAAGGTGGAGAGACAATTAAACAATTACAG GAGCGGGCAGGTGTCAAAATGGTCATGATTCAAGATGGTCCACAGAACACTGGTGCAGACAAGCCCCTTAGGATAACTGGAGACCCTTATAAAGTTCAG CAAGCCAAGGAAATGGTGCTGGAGTTAATTCGTGATCAAGGTGGCTTTAGAGAGGTGCGCAACGAATATGGGTCAAGAATAGGAGGAAATGAAGGGATAGAC gttcCAATACCACGATTTGCTGTAGGTATTGTAATTGGAAGAAATGGAGAGATGATTAAGAAGATCCAGAACGATGCTGGTGTTAGGATTCAGTTCAAGCCAG ATGATGGAACAACTCCAGATAGAATAGCCCAGATCACAGGGCCTCCTGACAGATGTCAGCATGCTGCAGAAATTATTACAGATCTCCTTCGCAGTGTTCAG GCTGGTAACCCTGGTGGACCAGGACCTGGTGGTCGAGGAAGGGGTAGAGGCCAAGGCAACTGGAACATGGGGCCTCCTGGTGGATTACAGGAGTTCAATTTCATTGTCCCTACTGGCAAAACTGGATTAATTATTGGGAAAG GTGGTGAAACTATTAAAAGTATAAGCCAACAGTCCGGTGCTAGAATAGAACTTCAGAGAAATCCTCCACCTAATGCAGATCCAAACATGAAGATGTTTACTATCCGTGGAACACCCCAGCAAATAGATTATGCACGACAActtatagaagaaaagattggA GGTCCAGTGAATCCATTGGGTCCACCTGTTCCCCATGGTCCCCATGGTGTTGTTCCTGGCCCGCATGGACCTCCTGGGCCACCAGGTCCTGGTGCTCCCATGGGACCATATAATCCAGCTCCTTACAACCCAGGCCCTCCTGGTCCTGCACCTCA TGGTCCTCCAGCTCCATATgctccacagggatggggaaatgcTTATCCACACTGGCAGCCACCAAACCCACCAGACCCAG GTAAGCCAGGAACAGATCCCAATTCAGCAGCGTGGGCAGCTTATTATGCTCACTATTATcagcagcaagcacagccaccacctgcagcccctcctggtggACCAGCTACAACCCAAACCAATGGACAAG GAGATCAGCCAaatccagcaccagcagggcaggTTGACTATACCAAGGCCTGGGAGGAGTACTACAAAAAAATGG GTCAAGCtgttcctgcccctgctggggctcctccGGGCGGGCAGCCAGATTACAGTGCGGCGTGGGCTGAGTACTACAGGCAGCAGGCAGCGTACTACGCTCAGACAAGTCCCCAGGGAATGCCACAGCATCCTCCAGCACCACAG GGCCAATAA
- the FUBP1 gene encoding far upstream element-binding protein 1 isoform X1: MADYSTVPPPAAGAPGGGGGGAGGVNDAFKDALQRARQIAAKIGGDAGTAMNSNDYGYGGQKRPLEDGDGSWTSPSSTTHWEGMPSPFKDQPDAKKVAPQNDSFGNQLPPMHQQQRSVMTEEYKVPDGMVGFIIGRGGEQISRIQQESGCKIQIAPDSGGLPERSCMLTGTPESVQSAKRLLDQIVEKGRPTPGFHHGDGPGNAVQEIMIPASKAGLVIGKGGETIKQLQERAGVKMVMIQDGPQNTGADKPLRITGDPYKVQQAKEMVLELIRDQGGFREVRNEYGSRIGGNEGIDVPIPRFAVGIVIGRNGEMIKKIQNDAGVRIQFKPDDGTTPDRIAQITGPPDRCQHAAEIITDLLRSVQAGNPGGPGPGGRGRGRGQGNWNMGPPGGLQEFNFIVPTGKTGLIIGKGGETIKSISQQSGARIELQRNPPPNADPNMKMFTIRGTPQQIDYARQLIEEKIGGPVNPLGPPVPHGPHGVVPGPHGPPGPPGPGAPMGPYNPAPYNPGPPGPAPHGPPAPYAPQGWGNAYPHWQPPNPPDPGKPGTDPNSAAWAAYYAHYYQQQAQPPPAAPPGGPATTQTNGQGDQPNPAPAGQVDYTKAWEEYYKKMGQAVPAPAGAPPGGQPDYSAAWAEYYRQQAAYYAQTSPQGMPQHPPAPQTFNHH; this comes from the exons ATTGCAGCGAAAATTGGCGGAGATGCTGGCACAGCAATGAATTCAAACGACTACGGTTACGGAGGGCAGAAAAGACCTCTCGAGGATGGAG ATGGCTCTTGGACAAGTCCGAGCAGTACAACACACTGGGAGGGAATGCCCTCTCCTTTTAAAG ATCAACCAGATGCTAAGAAAGTTGCTCCCCAGAATGACt CTTTTGGAAATCAGCTACCACCAATGCATCAGCAGCAAAG GTCTGTGATGACAGAGGAGTACAAAGTTCCAGATGGGATGGTTGGATTCA TAATTGGCAGAGGTGGAGAGCAGATCTCACGCATACAGCAGGAGTCTGGCTGTAAAATACAGATTGCACCTG ATAGTGGAGGCCTGCCTGAAAGATCTTGTATGCTAACTGGGACACCAGAGTCTGTTCA gTCAGCAAAAAGATTGCTTGATCAGATAGTTGAAAAGGGAAGACCTACACCTGGATTTCATCATGGTGATGGACCTGGAAATGCAGTCCAAGAAATTATGATTCCAGCAAGTAAAGCAGGATTAGTTATTGGGAAAGGTGGAGAGACAATTAAACAATTACAG GAGCGGGCAGGTGTCAAAATGGTCATGATTCAAGATGGTCCACAGAACACTGGTGCAGACAAGCCCCTTAGGATAACTGGAGACCCTTATAAAGTTCAG CAAGCCAAGGAAATGGTGCTGGAGTTAATTCGTGATCAAGGTGGCTTTAGAGAGGTGCGCAACGAATATGGGTCAAGAATAGGAGGAAATGAAGGGATAGAC gttcCAATACCACGATTTGCTGTAGGTATTGTAATTGGAAGAAATGGAGAGATGATTAAGAAGATCCAGAACGATGCTGGTGTTAGGATTCAGTTCAAGCCAG ATGATGGAACAACTCCAGATAGAATAGCCCAGATCACAGGGCCTCCTGACAGATGTCAGCATGCTGCAGAAATTATTACAGATCTCCTTCGCAGTGTTCAG GCTGGTAACCCTGGTGGACCAGGACCTGGTGGTCGAGGAAGGGGTAGAGGCCAAGGCAACTGGAACATGGGGCCTCCTGGTGGATTACAGGAGTTCAATTTCATTGTCCCTACTGGCAAAACTGGATTAATTATTGGGAAAG GTGGTGAAACTATTAAAAGTATAAGCCAACAGTCCGGTGCTAGAATAGAACTTCAGAGAAATCCTCCACCTAATGCAGATCCAAACATGAAGATGTTTACTATCCGTGGAACACCCCAGCAAATAGATTATGCACGACAActtatagaagaaaagattggA GGTCCAGTGAATCCATTGGGTCCACCTGTTCCCCATGGTCCCCATGGTGTTGTTCCTGGCCCGCATGGACCTCCTGGGCCACCAGGTCCTGGTGCTCCCATGGGACCATATAATCCAGCTCCTTACAACCCAGGCCCTCCTGGTCCTGCACCTCA TGGTCCTCCAGCTCCATATgctccacagggatggggaaatgcTTATCCACACTGGCAGCCACCAAACCCACCAGACCCAG GTAAGCCAGGAACAGATCCCAATTCAGCAGCGTGGGCAGCTTATTATGCTCACTATTATcagcagcaagcacagccaccacctgcagcccctcctggtggACCAGCTACAACCCAAACCAATGGACAAG GAGATCAGCCAaatccagcaccagcagggcaggTTGACTATACCAAGGCCTGGGAGGAGTACTACAAAAAAATGG GTCAAGCtgttcctgcccctgctggggctcctccGGGCGGGCAGCCAGATTACAGTGCGGCGTGGGCTGAGTACTACAGGCAGCAGGCAGCGTACTACGCTCAGACAAGTCCCCAGGGAATGCCACAGCATCCTCCAGCACCACAG
- the FUBP1 gene encoding far upstream element-binding protein 1 isoform X5, whose translation MADYSTVPPPAAGAPGGGGGGAGGVNDAFKDALQRARQIAAKIGGDAGTAMNSNDYGYGGQKRPLEDGDQPDAKKVAPQNDSFGNQLPPMHQQQRSVMTEEYKVPDGMVGFIIGRGGEQISRIQQESGCKIQIAPDSGGLPERSCMLTGTPESVQSAKRLLDQIVEKGRPTPGFHHGDGPGNAVQEIMIPASKAGLVIGKGGETIKQLQERAGVKMVMIQDGPQNTGADKPLRITGDPYKVQQAKEMVLELIRDQGGFREVPIPRFAVGIVIGRNGEMIKKIQNDAGVRIQFKPDDGTTPDRIAQITGPPDRCQHAAEIITDLLRSVQAGNPGGPGPGGRGRGRGQGNWNMGPPGGLQEFNFIVPTGKTGLIIGKGGETIKSISQQSGARIELQRNPPPNADPNMKMFTIRGTPQQIDYARQLIEEKIGGPVNPLGPPVPHGPHGVVPGPHGPPGPPGPGAPMGPYNPAPYNPGPPGPAPHGPPAPYAPQGWGNAYPHWQPPNPPDPGKPGTDPNSAAWAAYYAHYYQQQAQPPPAAPPGGPATTQTNGQGDQPNPAPAGQVDYTKAWEEYYKKMGQAVPAPAGAPPGGQPDYSAAWAEYYRQQAAYYAQTSPQGMPQHPPAPQTFNHH comes from the exons ATTGCAGCGAAAATTGGCGGAGATGCTGGCACAGCAATGAATTCAAACGACTACGGTTACGGAGGGCAGAAAAGACCTCTCGAGGATGGAG ATCAACCAGATGCTAAGAAAGTTGCTCCCCAGAATGACt CTTTTGGAAATCAGCTACCACCAATGCATCAGCAGCAAAG GTCTGTGATGACAGAGGAGTACAAAGTTCCAGATGGGATGGTTGGATTCA TAATTGGCAGAGGTGGAGAGCAGATCTCACGCATACAGCAGGAGTCTGGCTGTAAAATACAGATTGCACCTG ATAGTGGAGGCCTGCCTGAAAGATCTTGTATGCTAACTGGGACACCAGAGTCTGTTCA gTCAGCAAAAAGATTGCTTGATCAGATAGTTGAAAAGGGAAGACCTACACCTGGATTTCATCATGGTGATGGACCTGGAAATGCAGTCCAAGAAATTATGATTCCAGCAAGTAAAGCAGGATTAGTTATTGGGAAAGGTGGAGAGACAATTAAACAATTACAG GAGCGGGCAGGTGTCAAAATGGTCATGATTCAAGATGGTCCACAGAACACTGGTGCAGACAAGCCCCTTAGGATAACTGGAGACCCTTATAAAGTTCAG CAAGCCAAGGAAATGGTGCTGGAGTTAATTCGTGATCAAGGTGGCTTTAGAGAG gttcCAATACCACGATTTGCTGTAGGTATTGTAATTGGAAGAAATGGAGAGATGATTAAGAAGATCCAGAACGATGCTGGTGTTAGGATTCAGTTCAAGCCAG ATGATGGAACAACTCCAGATAGAATAGCCCAGATCACAGGGCCTCCTGACAGATGTCAGCATGCTGCAGAAATTATTACAGATCTCCTTCGCAGTGTTCAG GCTGGTAACCCTGGTGGACCAGGACCTGGTGGTCGAGGAAGGGGTAGAGGCCAAGGCAACTGGAACATGGGGCCTCCTGGTGGATTACAGGAGTTCAATTTCATTGTCCCTACTGGCAAAACTGGATTAATTATTGGGAAAG GTGGTGAAACTATTAAAAGTATAAGCCAACAGTCCGGTGCTAGAATAGAACTTCAGAGAAATCCTCCACCTAATGCAGATCCAAACATGAAGATGTTTACTATCCGTGGAACACCCCAGCAAATAGATTATGCACGACAActtatagaagaaaagattggA GGTCCAGTGAATCCATTGGGTCCACCTGTTCCCCATGGTCCCCATGGTGTTGTTCCTGGCCCGCATGGACCTCCTGGGCCACCAGGTCCTGGTGCTCCCATGGGACCATATAATCCAGCTCCTTACAACCCAGGCCCTCCTGGTCCTGCACCTCA TGGTCCTCCAGCTCCATATgctccacagggatggggaaatgcTTATCCACACTGGCAGCCACCAAACCCACCAGACCCAG GTAAGCCAGGAACAGATCCCAATTCAGCAGCGTGGGCAGCTTATTATGCTCACTATTATcagcagcaagcacagccaccacctgcagcccctcctggtggACCAGCTACAACCCAAACCAATGGACAAG GAGATCAGCCAaatccagcaccagcagggcaggTTGACTATACCAAGGCCTGGGAGGAGTACTACAAAAAAATGG GTCAAGCtgttcctgcccctgctggggctcctccGGGCGGGCAGCCAGATTACAGTGCGGCGTGGGCTGAGTACTACAGGCAGCAGGCAGCGTACTACGCTCAGACAAGTCCCCAGGGAATGCCACAGCATCCTCCAGCACCACAG
- the FUBP1 gene encoding far upstream element-binding protein 1 isoform X7 — MNSNDYGYGGQKRPLEDGDGSWTSPSSTTHWEGMPSPFKDQPDAKKVAPQNDSFGNQLPPMHQQQRSVMTEEYKVPDGMVGFIIGRGGEQISRIQQESGCKIQIAPDSGGLPERSCMLTGTPESVQSAKRLLDQIVEKGRPTPGFHHGDGPGNAVQEIMIPASKAGLVIGKGGETIKQLQERAGVKMVMIQDGPQNTGADKPLRITGDPYKVQQAKEMVLELIRDQGGFREVRNEYGSRIGGNEGIDVPIPRFAVGIVIGRNGEMIKKIQNDAGVRIQFKPDDGTTPDRIAQITGPPDRCQHAAEIITDLLRSVQAGNPGGPGPGGRGRGRGQGNWNMGPPGGLQEFNFIVPTGKTGLIIGKGGETIKSISQQSGARIELQRNPPPNADPNMKMFTIRGTPQQIDYARQLIEEKIGGPVNPLGPPVPHGPHGVVPGPHGPPGPPGPGAPMGPYNPAPYNPGPPGPAPHGPPAPYAPQGWGNAYPHWQPPNPPDPGKPGTDPNSAAWAAYYAHYYQQQAQPPPAAPPGGPATTQTNGQGDQPNPAPAGQVDYTKAWEEYYKKMGQAVPAPAGAPPGGQPDYSAAWAEYYRQQAAYYAQTSPQGMPQHPPAPQTFNHH; from the exons ATGAATTCAAACGACTACGGTTACGGAGGGCAGAAAAGACCTCTCGAGGATGGAG ATGGCTCTTGGACAAGTCCGAGCAGTACAACACACTGGGAGGGAATGCCCTCTCCTTTTAAAG ATCAACCAGATGCTAAGAAAGTTGCTCCCCAGAATGACt CTTTTGGAAATCAGCTACCACCAATGCATCAGCAGCAAAG GTCTGTGATGACAGAGGAGTACAAAGTTCCAGATGGGATGGTTGGATTCA TAATTGGCAGAGGTGGAGAGCAGATCTCACGCATACAGCAGGAGTCTGGCTGTAAAATACAGATTGCACCTG ATAGTGGAGGCCTGCCTGAAAGATCTTGTATGCTAACTGGGACACCAGAGTCTGTTCA gTCAGCAAAAAGATTGCTTGATCAGATAGTTGAAAAGGGAAGACCTACACCTGGATTTCATCATGGTGATGGACCTGGAAATGCAGTCCAAGAAATTATGATTCCAGCAAGTAAAGCAGGATTAGTTATTGGGAAAGGTGGAGAGACAATTAAACAATTACAG GAGCGGGCAGGTGTCAAAATGGTCATGATTCAAGATGGTCCACAGAACACTGGTGCAGACAAGCCCCTTAGGATAACTGGAGACCCTTATAAAGTTCAG CAAGCCAAGGAAATGGTGCTGGAGTTAATTCGTGATCAAGGTGGCTTTAGAGAGGTGCGCAACGAATATGGGTCAAGAATAGGAGGAAATGAAGGGATAGAC gttcCAATACCACGATTTGCTGTAGGTATTGTAATTGGAAGAAATGGAGAGATGATTAAGAAGATCCAGAACGATGCTGGTGTTAGGATTCAGTTCAAGCCAG ATGATGGAACAACTCCAGATAGAATAGCCCAGATCACAGGGCCTCCTGACAGATGTCAGCATGCTGCAGAAATTATTACAGATCTCCTTCGCAGTGTTCAG GCTGGTAACCCTGGTGGACCAGGACCTGGTGGTCGAGGAAGGGGTAGAGGCCAAGGCAACTGGAACATGGGGCCTCCTGGTGGATTACAGGAGTTCAATTTCATTGTCCCTACTGGCAAAACTGGATTAATTATTGGGAAAG GTGGTGAAACTATTAAAAGTATAAGCCAACAGTCCGGTGCTAGAATAGAACTTCAGAGAAATCCTCCACCTAATGCAGATCCAAACATGAAGATGTTTACTATCCGTGGAACACCCCAGCAAATAGATTATGCACGACAActtatagaagaaaagattggA GGTCCAGTGAATCCATTGGGTCCACCTGTTCCCCATGGTCCCCATGGTGTTGTTCCTGGCCCGCATGGACCTCCTGGGCCACCAGGTCCTGGTGCTCCCATGGGACCATATAATCCAGCTCCTTACAACCCAGGCCCTCCTGGTCCTGCACCTCA TGGTCCTCCAGCTCCATATgctccacagggatggggaaatgcTTATCCACACTGGCAGCCACCAAACCCACCAGACCCAG GTAAGCCAGGAACAGATCCCAATTCAGCAGCGTGGGCAGCTTATTATGCTCACTATTATcagcagcaagcacagccaccacctgcagcccctcctggtggACCAGCTACAACCCAAACCAATGGACAAG GAGATCAGCCAaatccagcaccagcagggcaggTTGACTATACCAAGGCCTGGGAGGAGTACTACAAAAAAATGG GTCAAGCtgttcctgcccctgctggggctcctccGGGCGGGCAGCCAGATTACAGTGCGGCGTGGGCTGAGTACTACAGGCAGCAGGCAGCGTACTACGCTCAGACAAGTCCCCAGGGAATGCCACAGCATCCTCCAGCACCACAG